GCGCCGTTTCCTTGTGCTCTTCGATCTTTTGGGCGATCAGATCGTTATCAGTACTGGTCATCAGGCCTTCTCCGGGAAGCTGTTGGTTTGGCGCAGGGCTTCGCCCAATGTCATTGCCGTAGCCATCGCGACGTTAAGCGACCGCATTCCGGGTTTAAGCGGAATAACGACGCGGGCATCGACATAATCATGCACCTGATCGGGCACCCCACTGCTTTCGGAGCCCAGCATCAGAATATCATCGGGTCGATAGTCAAAATCGCAATAAGGCACCGCCCCCTTGGTCGTCAGCAATACCAGACGCCCGGGAACGGTTCCATCATTACGCGCCTGCACAAAGCCGCGCCAATCGGCATGGCGTGTATAATCCGCCGCCCCCAGATAATCCATCCCCGCACGCTTTAGCGCCGCCGAGGTCAGAAGAAAACCGCAGGGTTCGATAATGTCGACGGGAACCCCGAGACATGCCGCCATGCGCAGGATGGTACCGGTGTTTTGTGGAATGTCGGGTTCGAACAGACAGATTCTCATAAGGCTTTATAGACTCGCAACATTTTCGATCTGAAATCCGGGCGCAAAACCTTACAAAATTACGCCGATATATCGCCATTAGACTTATTTGGAATAAGACGAGACAAGGATATAACCACTTGGTTGTGAATACGCCAGTCTGTTAGAAAACGCTACGTTCGCTTCGATTGTGCACCGCAAAACCAAATAGGCAAATCGAATGCGAACAATTTGCAACTCCAAGTTCCCCTTAACAAACCCCCTTTTTGTTAGTATACGAACCCGGTTTCAGGCCTGAAGGCTTTGGGGCAAAAGCATTGTTTGATTTCCATCAATGGAAATTAAAGGTCTTTGCCCTAAGTGTGCAGTTGGGCATTCCGCATGCCTGTTTTGGGGGCAGAAAGAGGAATACATTATGTCGCAAACGGTGCAATCATCCGGGGACCACACTCCGGACGAGAACCGCAGGGATTTTCTGACCCTAGCGACCACGGCAGTCGGTGTTGTTGGCACCGGCATGGCGCTGTGGCCGTTCGTGGACAGCATGAACCCGTCCAAGGACGTTCTTGCGCTGGCCTCGGTCGAAGTTAACCTGTCAAATATTCCGGTCGGTCAGGCCGTCAAGGTCATGTGGCGCGGTAAACCCGTATTCATCCGCCACCGTACCGAACGTGAAATCAATGAAGCCGAAGAGGTTTCCTTGAACGAGCTGGTCGATCCGCAATCCGATGAAGCCCGTGTCCAGAAAAAGGAATGGCTGATCGTGGTCGGTGTCTGCACCCATCTGGGCTGCATTCCGATGGGCACGGCAACCGGTGAGACACGCGGTGATTATGACGGATGGTATTGTCCGTGCCACGGGTCGCACTACGACACGTCCGGTCGTATCCGCAAAGGTCCGGCACCGCTGAACCTTGTCGTGCCGACCTACACCTTCCTCACCGACACGTCGGTTCAGATCGGCTAAGGAGCAGGTAGATGAGTGCACCCGTTTGGAATAACAAGGTAGTGAAATGGGTCGATGACCGTCTTCCGGTCTTCTCCATGTTGCATCACTCCGCTTATGAATATCCGACCCCGAAGAACCTGTCCTATATGTGGAACTTCGGTTCTTTGGCCGGTTTTGTTCTGGTGACGATGATTCTCTCCGGGATTTTCCTGGTGATGAATTACACCCCGCATGCCGATATGGCGTTCTGGTCGGTCGAGCGCATCATGCGTGATGTGAACTATGGCTGGCTGATCCGCTATATCCACATGAACGGCGCATCGATGTTCTTCATCTGCGTCTATATCCATATTTTCCGTGGCCTGTATTACGGGTCTTACAAAGCACCGCGTGAAATGCTGTGGTGGATCGGTATCCTGATCCTTCTGGCGATGATGGCAACCGCGTTCATGGGCTATGTCCTGCCGTGGGGCCAGATGTCA
The Thalassospira xiamenensis M-5 = DSM 17429 DNA segment above includes these coding regions:
- a CDS encoding tRNA (cytidine(34)-2'-O)-methyltransferase, which encodes MRICLFEPDIPQNTGTILRMAACLGVPVDIIEPCGFLLTSAALKRAGMDYLGAADYTRHADWRGFVQARNDGTVPGRLVLLTTKGAVPYCDFDYRPDDILMLGSESSGVPDQVHDYVDARVVIPLKPGMRSLNVAMATAMTLGEALRQTNSFPEKA
- the petA gene encoding ubiquinol-cytochrome c reductase iron-sulfur subunit, with the translated sequence MSQTVQSSGDHTPDENRRDFLTLATTAVGVVGTGMALWPFVDSMNPSKDVLALASVEVNLSNIPVGQAVKVMWRGKPVFIRHRTEREINEAEEVSLNELVDPQSDEARVQKKEWLIVVGVCTHLGCIPMGTATGETRGDYDGWYCPCHGSHYDTSGRIRKGPAPLNLVVPTYTFLTDTSVQIG